TAAATATCAAACGAACTACTGGGTCGTCTCCATAAATATCAAACGAACTACTGGGTCGTCTCCATAAATATCAAACGAACTACTGGGTCGTCTCCATAAATATcaaacgaacgactgggtcgcctCCATAAATATCAAACgtacgactgggtcgcgtctctagcaaccAAAATATGAGAGGATGAATTTGCTTATATAAATGAAAACATCaacaaaatgtttttctttctACTGGTAAATGTGTGCTTAGTATTGTTTTCTTTGGAAACTGTGGTATAAATGGGATAAATAGCTTAAACAAACGCAACAGAAtcaactttgctgttattctggctgcagcagtcactatcatccagaaggcgaggtcagtacaggtacatcaacgCTGGAACTACGAGACTAGCCAAGCCATCACTAGCTGGTCtctacccagtaccctgccctgaacttagtcaatGTCACTGGTCGGCTACCATCCAGTTACTCAAACCTGCACCCTAGAGGCTGCTATGTACAtggacatggaacactggtcactttaataatgtttatgtactgttttacccacttcatatgaatatactgtattctagtcaaggctatcctattcaactattgctgtacatagaATTGTATATCTTaagtattcttcagatatactacacaTTCTATCcacataatgtctatacatcccatcatagatatatcacacacacactaccaccgttcaaaagtttggggtcacttagaaatgtccttgttttcgaaagaaaagcacatggacaaaaacatttaaaataacatcaaattgtaaatgactattgtagctggaaacggtggatttttttatggaatatctacgtaggcgtacagagacccattatcagcaaccaccactcctgtgttccaatggcacgttgtgttagctagtccaagtttatcattttaaaaggctaatttatcattagaaaacccttttgccattatgttagcacagctgaaaactgtttttctgatttaaagatgcaataaaacggtcctttagactagttgagtgtctggagcgtcagcatttgtgggttttattacaggctcaaaatggccagaaacaaagaactttcttctgaaactcgtcagtctattctttttctgagaaatgaaggctattccatgcgagaaattgccaagaaactgaagatctcgtacaacgctgtgtactactcccttcacagaacagcacaaactggctctaaccataatagaaagagtgggaggccccggtgcgcaacagagcaagaggacaagtagattagtgtctagtttgagaaacggatgcctcacaagtcctcaactggcagcttcactaaatagtacccgcagaacaccagtctcaacgtcaacagtgaagaggcgactccgggatgctggccttctaggcagagttcctctgtccagtgtctgtgttcttttgccatcttaatcttttctttgtattggccagtctgagatatggctttttctttgcaactctgccaagaaggccagcatcccggagtcgcctcttcactgttgacgttgagactggtgttttgcgggtactatttaatgaatctgccagttgacaatgtctacactgtatttctgatcaatttgatgttattttaatgtgtgTTCTTTATATATCTCACGCACACACTCCGGAGTCGacgttgctcgtcctaatatttcttaattccattcttttatttttagatttgtgtgtattgttagatattactgcactgttgaactaggaacacaagcatttcgctacagcctcaataacatctgctaaatatgtgtatgtgaccaataacatctgctaaatatgtgtatgtgaccaataacatctgctaaatatgtgtatgtgaccaataacatctgctaaatatgtgtatgtgaccaataacatctgctaaatatgtgtatgtgaccaataacatctgctaaatatgtgtatgtgaccaataacatctgctaaatatgtgtatgtgaccaataacatctgctaaatatgtgtatgtgaccacgGGTCACGTCTCTAGCAACCAAAAGATGAGTACGAATGTTTTCTACCGTTTGtgttagaggtcgactgatttttatgatttttcaacgccgataccgatttattggaggaccaaaaaaagacgatgacgatttttatatttttatatatacactgctcaaaaaaataaagggaacacttaaacaacacatcctagatctggatgaaagaaataatcttattaaatacttttttctttacatagttgaatgtgctgacaacaaaatcacacaaaaataatcaatggaaatccaatttatcaacccatggaggtctggatttggagtcacactcaaaattaaagtggaaaaccacactacaggctgatctaactttgatgtaatgtccttaaaacaagtcaaaatgaggctcagtagtgtgtgtggcctccacgtgcctgtatgacctccctacaatgcctgggcatgctcctgatgaggtggcggatggtctcctgagggatctcctcccagacctggactaaagcatccgccaactcctggacagtctgtggtgcaacgtagcgttggtggatggagcgagacatgaggtcccagatgtgctcaattggattcacttctggggaacgggcgggccagtccatagcatcaatgccttcctcttgcaggaactgctgacacactccagccacatgaggtctagcattgtcttgcattaggaggaacccagggccaaccgcaccagcatatggtctcacaaggggtctgaggatctcatctcggtacctaatggcagtcaggctacctctggcgagcacatggagggctgtgcggccccccaaggaaatgccaccccacaccatgactgacccaccgccaaaccagtcatgctggaggatgttgcaggcagcagaacgttctccacggcgtctccagactctgtcacatctgtcacgtgctcagtatgaacctgctttcatctgtgaagagcacagggcgccagtggcgaatttgccaatcttggtgttctctggcaaatgccaaacgttctgcacggtgttgggctgtaagcacaaccctcacctgtggacgtcggccctcataccaccctcatggagtctgtttctgaccgtttgagcagacacatgcacatttgtggcctgctggaggtcattttgcagggctctggcagtgctcctcctgctcctccttgcacaaaggcggaggtagcggtcctgctgctgggttgttgccctcctatggcctcctccacgtctcctgatgtactggcctgtctcctggtagcgcctccatgctctggacactacactgacagacacagcaaaccttcttgccacagctcgcattgatgtgccatcctggatgagctgcactacctgagccacttgtgtaggttgtagactccgtctcatgctaccactagagtgaaagcaccgccagcattcaaaagtgaccaaaacatcagccaggaagcataggaactgagaagtggtctgtggtccacctgcagaaccacttctttattgggggtgtcttgcttattgcctctaatttccacctgttgtctattccatttgcacaacagcatgtgaaatttattgtcaatcagttttgcttcctaagtggacagtttgatttcacagaagtgtgattgacttggagttgcattgtgttgtttaagtgttccctttatttttttgagcagtgtatttcattGACCTTTGActtttggatgttcttataggcactttagtattgccagcctaatctcgggagttgatatgcttgaagtcataaacagcggtgtgcttcaagcattgcgaagagctgcggcaaatgcaggaaagtgctgttttgaatgaatgcttacgagcctgctgctgcctaccaccgctcagtcagactgctctatcaaatatcaaatcatagacttaattataataaacacacagaaatacgagcctttggtcattaatatggtcaaatccagaaactatcatttcgaaaacaaaatgtttattccgTATGTGAAATATGGAACGTTCCGTATTTTTAtcaaacgggtggcatccctaagactaaatattgctgttacattgcacaaccttgaatattatgtacaattctggcaaattaattatggtctttgttaggaagaaatggtcttcacgcagttcgcaacgagccaggcggcccaaactgctgcatataccctgactctccttacactgaacgcaagagaagtgacaatttcgggcaccgcattgattatatgcaacaagctagttaaactagtaatatcatcaaccatgtgtagttaactagtgatttatgttaagattgttttttttataagataagtttaatgctcactagcaacttaccatggctGCCTGCaatcgcgtaacaggtggtcagcctgccacgcagtctcctcgtggattgcaatataatcggcgtccaaaaatgccgattaccaattgttatgaacttgaaatcggccctaattaatcggccattccgattaatcggctgaCCTCTAGTTTGTGTGCATTCATATTGTTTTCTTTGGCAACTGTGGTATAAGTGGGATAAACGGTTCtgttctgtacattaccttgggAAAGTGAACTCTACAAAGGGACTCCGCTCCGCCTCGTCCCGCTGCGTCGTCCAttatttccaaggtaatgtacagaacgtCCGTGTTTATCCCTTTACTTAACCATTTATTCActttaaaatatttcagttgtgtatattgcatttgttttatttgatgactttcaTGCCAATTAATCtcagagctgctgtctgacaataACAATTGTAGtagttcaaagtaaataaggcatacttatGACTCCTGACGAGCAACTATAAATCACTTAGATAATGTATTATCAGGTAGAGACCCTCTCGATTGCGCATCTTCTGCCTCCTCTTCTTCAGCCCCACACAGACCGGATAAGTAGGCACACAATGGATTATGGTGATTGTACCTAATTACCATGTTTTCTGCGCTAAACTgttgaatattggcctgttggaaactataaCTCTATATTACATCGCACAATGGGCTTGATCcaatttatctctagagaaactgcattgagctcacagaaaaaacctgaatgaaatggaatgtaaataaTTGAACCTACATTGGTAAAtgagttgtttaaaaaaaactcaAAATAACCACCATTTTGTTTTAATCCCTCAGCACtgtttttcagtgacaacacgtttGTGGCATCCGTCTTCTGTTTATGTACAGGTGTTCGGAGAGGAACACCTGTACTAGCTAATTAGAACAGGTAGTCGACTGTCTTCCATCTGTTTTTCTGTAAACAAGCagtgtaacatggagatatggccgtgtgggaaccctaaccctataaatgTGTGTAGTAATTTACCATTCCTTTTTTTTGAATTTCTCGCTGATGAAAGATGTgttccttatgtttccaaaaccgGACCACAAGCAATGCGTGGCTCTTAGCAAAAGCCTCTCACCTTTTACCCAGGCACATTTCTATGGCAACGAGTCCTTCAGCTCTAACTTGCTCCGGGGCAGGCTAACTCACGGCTGTCTCCACATAGCCCGAATTAAATGACATGGCCACGAGTTGAGGACCAATAAAATCAGATTCTCTCAATCTTGCAAAGGACAACTGATttaaaatattttaataataaaaaaaattgttggTATTTTAACattatcacattacacatttagtaatgacaTAATGCATTTGTGACTTCATGCACAATAACACTTTTGTATGACTTAAAACAATGATTTAATCGCTACGAGTGGGGGAAATAGGTGCATGTGGTTGTGCATTGATAAGCATACTAAAGTCAGCATTAACGATATGTTATAAAATATAAAAGCCTGatttgatgtttcagcattgtctcaatgaagagtttggTGTTCAACTAGGTATGTGTGACGTGCACGCGCAGTTACAGGCCTGCTAGAGTTAGCAGCAGGCGGACGAGCAGCATCCACTCTCATAGTACGGGTGaaaagcctgagctggaatgtgaagctaactgaagctggttagctttagaaaaccctgagtagatctagcttgcttCGTAGGATAACCCACAAGGACAGCCCAAGAACCTTTTTGGAACTTTTAGTTTTTCttagagtagctagctacttGGGGTACATTTTTGATCTACGCTGGTGGTCTCTAGTCCGCTGCACACGGTTACAGCTTCACCTCACGGAACACCTATCTGATCTAGATCGTGTAGGCCTAGCTGAAGAGAGTATCTAGCCTGGTACCTTTTGCATGTCAGTTAGCTAAACAAACAATAGTCAACAGCCTATTCTACATTTGTTTGCCATAGATTAATGGTGGAAGTTGTTGTGCAAAATTCCAGTTGATTTATTAGCTAACATTTTGCCatacattctggatgagttgaCTTTGACATACAAACTTATACTGCACACCAGATATTATTCAGAATATATTTATACAAACCAGCCTCAAATTCTCTACACGCACACTTTAGTGACTCGCTGATTATTCACTGCTGGTAGGCTGTGACGTTGATTGGTGTTGTGACTAGCCTTTAATTGTGTGTTAGACattgaggcaggcaggcagtgacACACAGCACAGGCCTCATACTGACACTGCTGGAGGGGTGTAGGTCACTGCCTGATTCACTTCCAGGATACGACTGGTCTCCTAGCAAGTGCCAGGTGGCTGTCAGTCATATCACGATGATGCGCGCAGGTTATTTGTGGAGGATGACACCACATGCGCATGCTGGGTGTCAGTGTTAAGGCTGCCTTGCCTACTAAGCACACTTCCAAATGCCCTtcactgaactgaactgaactgaacagTGCATTGCCACTCACCTGTTATTGTTGAGAGAAATGATTGCTGATTGCTTTTTGCCAAAAGTCCTAACtcctgtgttgttgtttcagtgcaAAATGGTTCGTTGCATCAGAAGGAGACTGTCCACGACACTGACTTTGAGCCGtacctcactggccaatcaaccCAGGTGCGTGACTGGCCGCAGGTGATAATGCTGACCAGTCTTTCATGGGATAATGTTGACATTTTCTTGTTATTCAATTCTGAATTTCCATGACAGGGGGTGGCAGTTTTTGTGTTGAAGCTGCAGTTGGAAGTTAGTCTCCATTTGTATCAAACTGATTTTAAGTGATGGGTTATTAAAGCTCTTTATATCAAGGTTTCAGATTTCCCCAATGTAGACTAGGTCCCTCAAATTCAGATCTGGgactcaaagccagttccactgctttttttcCTGTTcttccctctaatcagggactgattcagacctgggacaccaggtgggtgcaattattatcaggtagaacagaaaagcagCTGTACTCAGTAGTAGGGTAAGATGTGAATATGCCTGGGCTAGGTCTACATTTTACACTTGGTTTTCAGTGGAGCAAAATTCTAGGTGGATGTTTCCAGTAGAAGAAAGCTCAGAGTCAGGTATTGCATATTAAGATTCAAGTGTCTTGAATGCCTTAGAAAGACAAATGACACATTATTTCCTCACATGAATCCATAAGGAATGTAATTGTCACCTAGCTTTTCACTTAGAGGGCAAAACAGTTGATGTGCAGGAGATGATAGCGTTtgacttttttatttttagtttCTAAATGTGGCCTTCTGACCCTTGTACCCTCTATTCTCTATTAGTTTGTCATTTAAAATGGATGCCAGAAAGGTCTCATGACCTTGTCTTTTGAAGAGCGATTGATTGTTTCCAGTGAGGGCCTCATTTTGCTCCTCTCACAGAACAAATCTGCCTTTGCAAAATTACATTTTTGGTATTACTTTCTCATTGCCATTCTTTTAACCCCACAGTTTTGTCCTTGTGGgtccatattctttccatttactAGTTGAGTGTTTTGTGATTAACTGTTTATTAGTGCTGCATAATGTGAAGCAAACACCAAAATACTAATGAAACAACTTTTTACATACCGGATATAGATTATTGTAATTGTTCTACCTCCACAGAACAGCAGCTACCAGTCCATGACCGACccctacctgtccagctactaCGCCCCCTCCATCGGCTTCCCCTACCCCCTCAGTGAGGCCCCCTGGTCCACCGGTGGAGACCCCCCAATCCCTTACCTCACCCCCTACGGACCCTTGAGCAATGGAGACCACCACTTCATGCCCGATACCGTGTTTGGCCAGCCTGGAGGGCTTGGCAGCAGCATCTACCCCCACCGCTTTAACTTTTTCCCTGAGAACCCGGCCTTCTCCGCCTGGGGCACCAGTGGCTCCCAGGGCCAGCAGACTCAGAGCTCAGCCTACGGTGGCAGCTATAGCTACCCTCCCAGCTCCCTGGGTGGCACACTGGTGCCTGACGGCCAGACAGGCTTCCACAGTGACACCCTCAATAAGGCCCCTGGCATGAACAGCCTGGAGCAGGGCATGGTGGGCCTGAAGATTGGTGGTGACCTCACAggccaggggtcaggggtcaaggCTGTGGGCTCTGTGATTGGCGGACCGCCGGTAGTGGCACAGGGGAACGGGGGTACGTCCATCGGTATGCCCCCACCCAAGCCCGCCTCCTGGGCGGCCATCGCTAGTAAGCCGGCCAAACCCCAGCAGCTGAAGACCAAGGTGAAACCAGGCATGCCCAGCCCTGGGGGAACCCTGCCCCCTCCGCCCATCAAACACAACATGGACATTGGCACTTGGGACAACAAAGGGCCTGTGAATAAAGTGGCCCAAGCCCccatgcagcagcagcaggctaTGAGCATGCCCCATGGCCACCCCATGCAGCCCCAGAACCCCATGCAGCAGAACCCCATGCAGCCCcctccccagtccctgctgcagcagcagcaaaTGCAGCCCATGGCCttacaccaccagcaccaccagccCCCTCCTCAACCCTACCAACACCAGACCCAACCCCCACCTCCCCAGACCCGCTGGGTCGCACCGCGCAACCGTAACCTTGGATACGGGCAAGGAGGGGCCGGCATGGACGGTAGCAGTATGATTGGCATAGTCAGTGGGGGTAATGGCGGTCCCGCTGGTTCTGTCGGTATGGTCCCTGGTGGAGTGGAGAACCACCCGGTGTTGGAGAAGCTGCGTGCCGCCCACAGCTACAACCCCAGGGTGTTTGAGTGGAACCTGAAGAACGGTCGTGTGTTCATCATCAAGAGCTACTCTGAGGACGACATCCACCGCTCCATCAAGTACTCCATCTGGTGCAGCACCGAGCACGGCAACAAGCGCCTGGACGGGGCCTTCCGCAGCCTCAACGGCAAAGGACCCGTTTACCTGCTGTTCAGCGTCAACGGCAGCGGCCACTTCTGTGGCGTGGCCGAGATGCGCTCGTCCGTGGACTACGGCACCAGTGCCGGCGTGTGGGCGCAGGACAAGTGGAAGGGCAAGTTTGACGTGGACTGGCTGTTTGTTAAGGACGTGCCCAA
The DNA window shown above is from Salmo salar chromosome ssa13, Ssal_v3.1, whole genome shotgun sequence and carries:
- the LOC106566592 gene encoding YTH domain-containing family protein 1 isoform X2, with protein sequence MSATSIDPQRSKGQASKVQNGSLHQKETVHDTDFEPYLTGQSTQVRDWPQNSSYQSMTDPYLSSYYAPSIGFPYPLSEAPWSTGGDPPIPYLTPYGPLSNGDHHFMPDTVFGQPGGLGSSIYPHRFNFFPENPAFSAWGTSGSQGQQTQSSAYGGSYSYPPSSLGGTLVPDGQTGFHSDTLNKAPGMNSLEQGMVGLKIGGDLTGQGSGVKAVGSVIGGPPVVAQGNGGTSIGMPPPKPASWAAIASKPAKPQQLKTKVKPGMPSPGGTLPPPPIKHNMDIGTWDNKGPVNKVAQAPMQQQQAMSMPHGHPMQPQNPMQQNPMQPPPQSLLQQQQMQPMALHHQHHQPPPQPYQHQTQPPPPQTRWVAPRNRNLGYGQGGAGMDGSSMIGIVSGGNGGPAGSVGMVPGGVENHPVLEKLRAAHSYNPRVFEWNLKNGRVFIIKSYSEDDIHRSIKYSIWCSTEHGNKRLDGAFRSLNGKGPVYLLFSVNGSGHFCGVAEMRSSVDYGTSAGVWAQDKWKGKFDVDWLFVKDVPNSQLRHIRLENNDNKPVTNSRDTQEVPLEKAKQVMKIIVGFKHTTSIFDDFSHYEKRQEEEEETFEPPAPIQNRSRLEQERQNRSKQQ
- the LOC106566592 gene encoding YTH domain-containing family protein 1 isoform X3, with protein sequence MSATSIDPQRSKGQASKVQNGSLHQKETVHDTDFEPYLTGQSTQNSSYQSMTDPYLSSYYAPSIGFPYPLSEAPWSTGGDPPIPYLTPYGPLSNGDHHFMPDTVFGQPGGLGSSIYPHRFNFFPENPAFSAWGTSGSQGQQTQSSAYGGSYSYPPSSLGGTLVPDGQTGFHSDTLNKAPGMNSLEQGMVGLKIGGDLTGQGSGVKAVGSVIGGPPVVAQGNGGTSIGMPPPKPASWAAIASKPAKPQQLKTKVKPGMPSPGGTLPPPPIKHNMDIGTWDNKGPVNKVAQAPMQQQQAMSMPHGHPMQPQNPMQQNPMQPPPQSLLQQQQMQPMALHHQHHQPPPQPYQHQTQPPPPQTRWVAPRNRNLGYGQGGAGMDGSSMIGIVSGGNGGPAGSVGMVPGGVENHPVLEKLRAAHSYNPRVFEWNLKNGRVFIIKSYSEDDIHRSIKYSIWCSTEHGNKRLDGAFRSLNGKGPVYLLFSVNGSGHFCGVAEMRSSVDYGTSAGVWAQDKWKGKFDVDWLFVKDVPNSQLRHIRLENNDNKPVTNSRDTQEVPLEKAKQVMKIIVGFKHTTSIFDDFSHYEKRQEEEEEVRKTFEPPAPIQNRSRLEQERQNRSKQQ
- the LOC106566592 gene encoding YTH domain-containing family protein 1 isoform X1, with translation MSATSIDPQRSKGQASKVQNGSLHQKETVHDTDFEPYLTGQSTQVRDWPQNSSYQSMTDPYLSSYYAPSIGFPYPLSEAPWSTGGDPPIPYLTPYGPLSNGDHHFMPDTVFGQPGGLGSSIYPHRFNFFPENPAFSAWGTSGSQGQQTQSSAYGGSYSYPPSSLGGTLVPDGQTGFHSDTLNKAPGMNSLEQGMVGLKIGGDLTGQGSGVKAVGSVIGGPPVVAQGNGGTSIGMPPPKPASWAAIASKPAKPQQLKTKVKPGMPSPGGTLPPPPIKHNMDIGTWDNKGPVNKVAQAPMQQQQAMSMPHGHPMQPQNPMQQNPMQPPPQSLLQQQQMQPMALHHQHHQPPPQPYQHQTQPPPPQTRWVAPRNRNLGYGQGGAGMDGSSMIGIVSGGNGGPAGSVGMVPGGVENHPVLEKLRAAHSYNPRVFEWNLKNGRVFIIKSYSEDDIHRSIKYSIWCSTEHGNKRLDGAFRSLNGKGPVYLLFSVNGSGHFCGVAEMRSSVDYGTSAGVWAQDKWKGKFDVDWLFVKDVPNSQLRHIRLENNDNKPVTNSRDTQEVPLEKAKQVMKIIVGFKHTTSIFDDFSHYEKRQEEEEEVRKTFEPPAPIQNRSRLEQERQNRSKQQ
- the LOC106566592 gene encoding YTH domain-containing family protein 1 isoform X4 — protein: MVRCIRRRLSTTLTLSRTSLANQPRCVTGRSSYQSMTDPYLSSYYAPSIGFPYPLSEAPWSTGGDPPIPYLTPYGPLSNGDHHFMPDTVFGQPGGLGSSIYPHRFNFFPENPAFSAWGTSGSQGQQTQSSAYGGSYSYPPSSLGGTLVPDGQTGFHSDTLNKAPGMNSLEQGMVGLKIGGDLTGQGSGVKAVGSVIGGPPVVAQGNGGTSIGMPPPKPASWAAIASKPAKPQQLKTKVKPGMPSPGGTLPPPPIKHNMDIGTWDNKGPVNKVAQAPMQQQQAMSMPHGHPMQPQNPMQQNPMQPPPQSLLQQQQMQPMALHHQHHQPPPQPYQHQTQPPPPQTRWVAPRNRNLGYGQGGAGMDGSSMIGIVSGGNGGPAGSVGMVPGGVENHPVLEKLRAAHSYNPRVFEWNLKNGRVFIIKSYSEDDIHRSIKYSIWCSTEHGNKRLDGAFRSLNGKGPVYLLFSVNGSGHFCGVAEMRSSVDYGTSAGVWAQDKWKGKFDVDWLFVKDVPNSQLRHIRLENNDNKPVTNSRDTQEVPLEKAKQVMKIIVGFKHTTSIFDDFSHYEKRQEEEEEVRKTFEPPAPIQNRSRLEQERQNRSKQQ
- the LOC106566592 gene encoding YTH domain-containing family protein 1 isoform X5 — its product is MVRCIRRRLSTTLTLSRTSLANQPSSYQSMTDPYLSSYYAPSIGFPYPLSEAPWSTGGDPPIPYLTPYGPLSNGDHHFMPDTVFGQPGGLGSSIYPHRFNFFPENPAFSAWGTSGSQGQQTQSSAYGGSYSYPPSSLGGTLVPDGQTGFHSDTLNKAPGMNSLEQGMVGLKIGGDLTGQGSGVKAVGSVIGGPPVVAQGNGGTSIGMPPPKPASWAAIASKPAKPQQLKTKVKPGMPSPGGTLPPPPIKHNMDIGTWDNKGPVNKVAQAPMQQQQAMSMPHGHPMQPQNPMQQNPMQPPPQSLLQQQQMQPMALHHQHHQPPPQPYQHQTQPPPPQTRWVAPRNRNLGYGQGGAGMDGSSMIGIVSGGNGGPAGSVGMVPGGVENHPVLEKLRAAHSYNPRVFEWNLKNGRVFIIKSYSEDDIHRSIKYSIWCSTEHGNKRLDGAFRSLNGKGPVYLLFSVNGSGHFCGVAEMRSSVDYGTSAGVWAQDKWKGKFDVDWLFVKDVPNSQLRHIRLENNDNKPVTNSRDTQEVPLEKAKQVMKIIVGFKHTTSIFDDFSHYEKRQEEEEEVRKTFEPPAPIQNRSRLEQERQNRSKQQ